One segment of Nocardioides sp. QY071 DNA contains the following:
- a CDS encoding MFS transporter has protein sequence MPVQRLRPASVAALCVTELCALGALVVPLVVGLSLLVRELDSGLAPETRLSWVETTGALAGMTFNPVWGWLSDRRVRRGGDRTRWIVGGTVCGCAFAVTATFMPNLPLLVAVWACAQASYSATFAALYGTLSDVVPPADRTRVSGWFAAAATGAIALGGLIGYALLSGHFGAVLREPRASFVLLSIVAVPVAAVAAWHLRTLEPFPHEPAPVRRPADGPRGLVAVLAGAGAPYWWLWLQRLFAQAAYSCLTVYGVFFLIRRVGREPHDAASLVALVTAIGAATGMVMAIGGARALARRVGYRPVMAGGILLLLGANLVLTTATGTPAYVLALLCAGAGLGTYVALDLAVALAVLPHGANGRLLGYFNIARTLPQTVVPALGPAFLAIGSGDLVGVDPSRNYFAFFVFGSALAAVALVLLTRMTLPERDSMG, from the coding sequence GTGCCCGTGCAGCGTCTGCGTCCGGCGAGTGTCGCCGCCCTCTGCGTCACCGAGCTCTGCGCCCTCGGTGCCCTGGTGGTCCCGCTCGTCGTGGGCCTGAGCCTGCTCGTGCGCGAGCTTGACTCCGGCCTCGCGCCGGAGACGCGGTTGAGCTGGGTGGAGACCACGGGGGCGCTGGCCGGGATGACCTTCAACCCGGTGTGGGGCTGGCTCAGCGACCGCCGGGTCCGGCGGGGCGGGGACCGCACGCGGTGGATCGTCGGTGGCACGGTCTGCGGCTGCGCCTTCGCGGTCACCGCGACCTTCATGCCGAACCTGCCCTTGCTCGTCGCGGTCTGGGCCTGCGCCCAGGCGTCCTACAGCGCGACCTTCGCGGCGCTCTACGGGACCCTCTCGGACGTCGTACCACCGGCCGACCGGACCCGGGTGTCGGGTTGGTTCGCCGCGGCGGCGACCGGTGCGATCGCGCTGGGCGGCCTGATCGGGTACGCCCTGCTGAGCGGTCACTTCGGCGCGGTGCTCCGGGAGCCGCGTGCGTCGTTCGTGCTGCTCTCGATCGTCGCGGTCCCGGTGGCCGCCGTCGCCGCGTGGCACCTGCGCACGCTCGAGCCGTTCCCGCACGAGCCCGCGCCGGTACGACGTCCCGCGGACGGTCCGCGAGGGCTCGTCGCCGTGCTGGCGGGAGCGGGGGCGCCCTACTGGTGGCTGTGGTTGCAGCGCCTGTTCGCGCAAGCCGCGTACAGCTGCCTGACCGTCTACGGCGTGTTCTTCCTGATCCGGCGGGTGGGCCGCGAGCCGCACGACGCCGCTTCCCTGGTCGCCCTGGTGACCGCGATCGGTGCTGCGACCGGGATGGTGATGGCGATCGGCGGCGCCCGGGCACTGGCCCGGCGAGTCGGGTACCGGCCGGTCATGGCCGGCGGGATCCTGCTGCTGCTCGGCGCCAACCTGGTACTCACCACGGCGACCGGGACGCCGGCGTACGTCCTGGCCCTGCTCTGCGCCGGCGCGGGCCTGGGCACCTACGTCGCACTCGACCTCGCCGTGGCGCTGGCCGTGCTGCCGCACGGCGCGAACGGTCGCCTGCTCGGCTACTTCAACATCGCCCGGACGCTGCCGCAGACCGTCGTCCCCGCCCTGGGCCCCGCGTTCCTCGCGATCGGCAGCGGGGACCTCGTCGGCGTCGACCCGTCCCGCAACTACTTCGCCTTCTTCGTCTTCGGCAGCGCTCTCGCGGCGGTGGCGCTGGTGCTGTTGACCCGGATGACGCTCCCGGAGCGCGACTCGATGGGATGA
- a CDS encoding LuxR C-terminal-related transcriptional regulator, producing the protein MLDVDPAHHDVVEIIAVLGPTEIAELDDLGGPGTTTAAQDAIDAGHLALRAEDAAVTLASGVRAARVCDALRRDQPDRVAQLLRRQADLRLVSGRLDAGLTAARTLGDLERTARIIDRWGVDLAHGPYAAAMYAATLDLPVELAADLPGLAFRLEDIGRLPVGTTPVRLPPTADEAEAEFARNGDIRLRQALLPLVTRRRLGRFEEAMEIVRAAAPLAEASVYPWYGDRGRILPYWHLQAGITAQVAGDLTAARTSFLTAWTHRERDPYGFVARGTAGKLALVEALRGAYAASVGWLDEAARAGRRPDLWVDGFVESNLTAVRALHAIDGLDREAEQHVRAMPHPSQRGEQWVVHLWIQVRHALTRGDTAYARHVVEDSMAAQRTALTRAGLAAAVVPLLWSDVHLATGQANRALAALSGVPDLAGTGRVLRARTLLLTGEHEAALAAAGTVVQDSAASRRSVTEALLVIAAARHATGDRPGAVEAAQRGVARAQEQNAPRALATVPRTTLDDLVTEVPGLADLLDVLDRRGITDIYPKSVDLVSVTRRERDLLEDLASGLSLPEIAKANFVSVNTVKTHLASLRRKLDARSRDAVVLRARLLGLLDPTD; encoded by the coding sequence TTGCTGGACGTCGACCCCGCACACCACGACGTCGTCGAGATCATCGCGGTCCTCGGCCCGACCGAGATCGCCGAGCTCGACGACCTCGGCGGCCCCGGCACCACGACCGCGGCCCAGGACGCCATCGACGCCGGTCACCTCGCGCTGCGCGCGGAGGACGCCGCCGTCACGCTCGCCTCAGGGGTCCGTGCGGCGCGCGTGTGCGACGCGCTGCGCCGCGACCAGCCCGACCGGGTCGCCCAGCTGCTGCGGCGGCAGGCCGACCTGCGCCTGGTCTCCGGACGACTCGACGCCGGGCTCACGGCGGCTCGCACCCTCGGCGACCTCGAACGGACGGCCCGGATCATCGACCGGTGGGGCGTGGACCTGGCCCACGGTCCGTACGCCGCGGCGATGTACGCGGCCACCCTCGACCTTCCGGTCGAGCTCGCCGCCGACCTGCCCGGCCTGGCGTTCCGGCTCGAGGACATCGGGCGACTGCCGGTCGGCACCACCCCTGTGCGCCTGCCCCCCACCGCCGACGAGGCCGAGGCCGAGTTCGCCCGCAACGGCGACATCCGGCTGCGCCAGGCGTTGCTGCCTCTCGTCACCCGCCGCCGGCTGGGCCGTTTCGAGGAGGCGATGGAGATCGTCCGGGCGGCCGCGCCCCTGGCCGAGGCCAGTGTCTATCCCTGGTACGGCGACCGCGGCCGGATCCTGCCCTACTGGCACCTCCAGGCCGGGATCACCGCCCAGGTCGCCGGCGACCTGACAGCCGCGCGGACTTCGTTCCTCACGGCCTGGACGCACCGGGAGCGGGATCCGTACGGCTTCGTCGCCCGGGGCACCGCCGGCAAGCTCGCCCTGGTCGAGGCGCTGCGGGGTGCGTACGCCGCCAGCGTCGGCTGGCTCGACGAGGCGGCGCGCGCCGGACGCCGTCCCGACCTGTGGGTCGACGGCTTCGTCGAGTCCAACCTCACCGCGGTGCGGGCCCTCCACGCGATCGACGGGCTCGATCGGGAGGCCGAGCAGCACGTGCGTGCGATGCCCCACCCCAGCCAACGCGGCGAGCAATGGGTGGTCCACCTGTGGATCCAGGTGCGACACGCGCTGACCCGCGGCGACACCGCGTACGCACGCCACGTCGTCGAGGACTCGATGGCGGCGCAGCGCACGGCACTGACCCGGGCCGGCCTCGCGGCCGCAGTCGTCCCGCTGCTGTGGTCCGACGTCCACCTCGCGACGGGACAGGCCAATCGCGCACTGGCCGCGCTCAGCGGCGTACCGGACCTCGCGGGCACGGGCCGCGTCCTCCGCGCCCGGACGCTGCTCCTCACCGGTGAGCACGAGGCGGCCCTCGCCGCGGCCGGGACCGTCGTCCAGGACAGCGCCGCGAGCCGCCGGTCGGTGACCGAGGCCCTGCTGGTGATCGCGGCTGCCCGGCACGCGACGGGTGACCGGCCGGGCGCCGTCGAGGCTGCCCAGCGCGGCGTGGCCCGCGCTCAGGAGCAGAACGCGCCGCGCGCCCTCGCCACGGTCCCCCGGACCACCCTCGACGACCTCGTCACCGAGGTGCCCGGCCTCGCCGACCTGCTCGACGTCCTCGACCGGCGCGGGATCACCGACATCTATCCCAAGTCGGTCGATCTGGTGAGCGTGACCAGGCGCGAGCGCGACCTGCTGGAGGACCTCGCCTCCGGCCTGTCGCTGCCCGAGATCGCGAAGGCCAACTTCGTCTCGGTCAACACGGTCAAGACCCACCTGGCCAGCCTTCGTCGCAAGCTCGACGCACGCTCCCGCGACGCGGTGGTGCTCAGGGCGCGGCTCCTCGGGCTGCTCGACCCGACCGACTGA
- a CDS encoding GTP pyrophosphokinase family protein yields the protein MSAIVPEEQSGFLRELRLFHLNYKFGLDEILTKINILREEMTFRDGANPIEHVTSRIKTIDSLRRKAERIGCPLELDAIAEQIRDIAGVRIVCSFISDVYRVLEMLTSQPDVTVRQVKDYVAQPKANGYRSLHAIVEIPVFLSDTTHAVPIEVQIRTVAMDFWASVEHKIYYKYAKDVPAELVEELSAAARVAHDLDTRMGELHRIVHG from the coding sequence GTGAGCGCCATCGTCCCCGAGGAGCAGTCGGGCTTCCTGCGTGAGCTCCGGCTGTTCCACCTGAACTACAAGTTCGGCCTCGACGAGATCCTGACCAAGATCAACATCCTGCGCGAGGAGATGACCTTCCGCGACGGGGCCAACCCGATCGAGCACGTCACCTCGCGGATCAAGACCATCGACAGCCTGCGCCGGAAGGCCGAGCGGATCGGCTGTCCGTTGGAGCTCGACGCGATCGCTGAGCAGATCCGCGACATCGCCGGCGTCCGCATCGTGTGCAGCTTCATCTCCGACGTCTACCGGGTCCTCGAGATGCTCACCTCGCAGCCTGACGTCACGGTGCGCCAGGTCAAGGACTACGTCGCGCAGCCCAAGGCCAACGGATACCGGAGCCTGCACGCGATCGTCGAGATCCCGGTCTTCTTGTCCGACACGACCCACGCGGTGCCGATCGAGGTCCAGATCCGCACGGTGGCGATGGACTTCTGGGCCAGCGTCGAGCACAAGATCTACTACAAGTACGCCAAGGACGTGCCGGCCGAGCTCGTCGAGGAGCTCTCCGCCGCCGCCCGGGTCGCCCACGACCTCGACACCCGGATGGGCGAGCTGCACCGCATCGTGCACGGGTGA
- a CDS encoding helix-turn-helix transcriptional regulator — protein sequence MSGTHEGTRDWPATVAAAAVLAGLAERNHPAGWLLLAALEADPPADGDDPLGWGPTLARVAYRPWSTETDPATEEVLRAADPRVRRAVEEFRRACQQRESDRERAAVAAEVRRIVAMSGLSQRAFAARVGTSASRLSSYVHGHVVPSATMMLRIKRVERHLRLGGEVPRAS from the coding sequence ATGTCGGGCACGCACGAGGGAACGCGGGACTGGCCGGCGACGGTCGCGGCGGCGGCCGTCCTGGCAGGGCTCGCCGAGAGGAACCACCCGGCGGGGTGGCTGCTCCTCGCCGCGCTCGAGGCCGACCCGCCGGCCGACGGGGACGACCCGCTGGGCTGGGGTCCGACGCTGGCCCGGGTGGCGTACCGGCCGTGGTCCACCGAGACCGACCCCGCCACCGAGGAGGTGCTCCGGGCGGCCGATCCCCGGGTCCGGCGCGCGGTCGAGGAGTTCCGTCGGGCCTGCCAGCAACGTGAGTCGGACCGCGAACGGGCCGCGGTCGCGGCGGAGGTACGCCGGATCGTGGCGATGAGCGGCCTGAGCCAGCGCGCGTTCGCGGCCCGGGTCGGTACGTCGGCGTCGCGGCTGTCGAGCTACGTGCACGGGCACGTCGTACCGTCGGCGACCATGATGCTGCGGATCAAGCGGGTCGAGCGCCACTTGCGGCTGGGCGGGGAGGTCCCGCGCGCGTCCTGA